Proteins encoded within one genomic window of Bos indicus x Bos taurus breed Angus x Brahman F1 hybrid chromosome 18, Bos_hybrid_MaternalHap_v2.0, whole genome shotgun sequence:
- the LOC113875591 gene encoding zinc finger protein 577-like isoform X3, translated as MSKVQGSVSFEDVAVGFSQEEWQILGPSQKALYWDVMLENYCNLVSVVLVDHPGSNAQHRPSRDFPFTGYQAPTPNSLFQLEQGGPPWTVEGAALSPTCSGYQATKPVVILTFEPREEPWKVEDEMQHQYFSVIVCA; from the exons ATGAGCAAGGTCCAG GGCTCTGTGTCATTCGAGGATGTGGCTGTGGGCTTCAGCCAGGAGGAGTGGCAGATACTGGGCCCATCTCAGAAGGCCCTGTACTGGGACGTCATGTTGGAGAACTACTGCAACTTAGTGTCAGTAG TTCTCGTAGATCACCCCGGCTCAAATGCTCAGCACCGGCCATCCCGTGATTTCCCGTTTACAGGATATCAGGCTCCCACACCAAATTCACTCTTTCAGTTGGAACAAGGAGGACCCCCGTGGACGGTCGAGGGAGCAGCCCTGAGTCCAACCTGCTCAG GCTATCAAGCTACCAAACCAGTTGTGATCCTTACCTTCGAGCCCAGAGAAGAGCCATGGAAAGTAGAAGATGAAATGCAGCATCAGTACTTTTCAG TCATTGTTTGTGCCTGA
- the LOC113875591 gene encoding zinc finger protein 577-like isoform X4, whose product MSKVQGSVSFEDVAVGFSQEEWQILGPSQKALYWDVMLENYCNLVSVGYQAPTPNSLFQLEQGGPPWTVEGAALSPTCSGYQATKPVVILTFEPREEPWKVEDEMQHQYFSVIVCA is encoded by the exons ATGAGCAAGGTCCAG GGCTCTGTGTCATTCGAGGATGTGGCTGTGGGCTTCAGCCAGGAGGAGTGGCAGATACTGGGCCCATCTCAGAAGGCCCTGTACTGGGACGTCATGTTGGAGAACTACTGCAACTTAGTGTCAGTAG GATATCAGGCTCCCACACCAAATTCACTCTTTCAGTTGGAACAAGGAGGACCCCCGTGGACGGTCGAGGGAGCAGCCCTGAGTCCAACCTGCTCAG GCTATCAAGCTACCAAACCAGTTGTGATCCTTACCTTCGAGCCCAGAGAAGAGCCATGGAAAGTAGAAGATGAAATGCAGCATCAGTACTTTTCAG TCATTGTTTGTGCCTGA
- the LOC113875591 gene encoding zinc finger protein OZF-like isoform X2, translating into MSKVQGSVSFEDVAVGFSQEEWQILGPSQKALYWDVMLENYCNLVSVGYQAPTPNSLFQLEQGGPPWTVEGAALSPTCSGYQATKPVVILTFEPREEPWKVEDEMQHQYFSGKKLYGCNQNAVDTCQPRTTMPWRTHAGNNSHGCRDCKRTFPSELKLVTHQDTQTGENPYRCSRCQKAFITKSALAYHQKTRHREGKSHRCSKCGKAFPWKSKLSLHQRTHSGERPFRCGVCDKAFMVKAHLTVHQRTHTGEKPYKCSDCEKAFSKKTQLLIHQRIHTGERPYGCSECQQAFIQKSDLSDHKKSHHAAEKSHECSECGKILSSKSTLIVHQRTHTGEKPFKCSACDRAFTSKAHLVIHLRVHTGERPYECSNCEKAFSTKAYLMIHQRIHTGERPYGCSECPQAFIQKSGLTNHLKNCHAKVKLCECPQCGKVLSCKSTLIIHQRTHTGEKPFKCSVCDKAFTAKSYLTVHQRIHTGEKPYECPHCKKAFTTLSALISHRRTHTGERPYGCNECQKAFFRKSVLANHQRTQHRGKSCAQ; encoded by the exons ATGAGCAAGGTCCAG GGCTCTGTGTCATTCGAGGATGTGGCTGTGGGCTTCAGCCAGGAGGAGTGGCAGATACTGGGCCCATCTCAGAAGGCCCTGTACTGGGACGTCATGTTGGAGAACTACTGCAACTTAGTGTCAGTAG GATATCAGGCTCCCACACCAAATTCACTCTTTCAGTTGGAACAAGGAGGACCCCCGTGGACGGTCGAGGGAGCAGCCCTGAGTCCAACCTGCTCAG GCTATCAAGCTACCAAACCAGTTGTGATCCTTACCTTCGAGCCCAGAGAAGAGCCATGGAAAGTAGAAGATGAAATGCAGCATCAGTACTTTTCAG GCAAGAAACTGTATGGATGCAATCAAAATGCAGTGGATACTTGTCAACCACGCACAACCATGCCTTGGAGAACGCACGCAGGAAATAATTCCCATGGATGCCGTGATTGTAAGAGAACCTTTCCCAGTGAGTTAAAGCTGGTTACTCATCAGGACACTCAAACAGGAGAAAACCCGTATAGATGCAGTCGATGTCAGAAAGCCTTCATTACGAAGTCAGCACTTGCCTATCATCAGAAGACCCGACACAGAGAAGGAAAGTCCCACAGATGCAGCAAATGTGGGAAAGCTTTTCCTTGGAAGTCAAAGCTCAGCTTACATCAGAGGACTCACTCAGGAGAAAGACCCTTCAGATGTGGAGTTTGTGATAAAGCCTTCATGGTGAAAGCACATCTCACTGTACATCAGAGAACTCACACGGGAGAGAAGCCATACAAATGCTCCGATTGTGAGAAAGCCTTCTCAAAAAAGACTCAGCTCCTGATTCATCAGCGAATCCACACAGGAGAGAGACCATATGGATGCAGTGAGTGTCAGCAAGCCTTCATCCAGAAGTCAGATCTCAGCGATCATAAGAAAAGTCATCATGCAGCAGAGAAATCCCACgaatgcagtgaatgtgggaagaTTCTGTCCTCTAAGTCAACTCTCATTGTACATCAGAGAACCCATACAGGCGAGAAGCCCTTCAAATGCAGTGCATGTGATAGAGCCTTCACATCAAAGGCACATCTCGTTATCCATTTGAGAGTTCATACAGGAGAGAGACCGTATGAATGCTCAAACTGTGAGAAGGCCTTCTCCACTAAGGCGTATCTCATGATCCATCAGCGAATTCACACAGGAGAGAGACCTTATGGATGCAGTGAATGTCCGCAGGCTTTCATCCAGAAGTCAGGTCTCACTAACCATCTAAAAAATTGTCATGCCAAAGTGAAACTGTGTGAATGCCCCCAATGTGGGAAGGTTCTGTCATGTAAGTCAACGCTCATTATACATCAGAGAACCCACACAGGTGAAAAACCATTCAAATGCAGTGTGTGTGACAAGGCTTTCACAGCCAAATCCTATCTCACCgtacatcagagaattcatacaggagagaaaccatatGAATGCCCCCATTGTAAGAAGGCGTTTACTACTCTGTCAGCTCTTATCAGTCACCGGAGAACTCACACAGGAGAGAGGCCCTATGGATGCAATGAATGTCAGAAAGCCTTCTTTCGGAAATCAGTGCTTGCTAATCATCAGCGAACTCAGCATAGAGGAAAATCATGTGCACAGTGA
- the LOC113875591 gene encoding zinc finger protein OZF-like isoform X1 yields MSKVQGSVSFEDVAVGFSQEEWQILGPSQKALYWDVMLENYCNLVSVVLVDHPGSNAQHRPSRDFPFTGYQAPTPNSLFQLEQGGPPWTVEGAALSPTCSGYQATKPVVILTFEPREEPWKVEDEMQHQYFSGKKLYGCNQNAVDTCQPRTTMPWRTHAGNNSHGCRDCKRTFPSELKLVTHQDTQTGENPYRCSRCQKAFITKSALAYHQKTRHREGKSHRCSKCGKAFPWKSKLSLHQRTHSGERPFRCGVCDKAFMVKAHLTVHQRTHTGEKPYKCSDCEKAFSKKTQLLIHQRIHTGERPYGCSECQQAFIQKSDLSDHKKSHHAAEKSHECSECGKILSSKSTLIVHQRTHTGEKPFKCSACDRAFTSKAHLVIHLRVHTGERPYECSNCEKAFSTKAYLMIHQRIHTGERPYGCSECPQAFIQKSGLTNHLKNCHAKVKLCECPQCGKVLSCKSTLIIHQRTHTGEKPFKCSVCDKAFTAKSYLTVHQRIHTGEKPYECPHCKKAFTTLSALISHRRTHTGERPYGCNECQKAFFRKSVLANHQRTQHRGKSCAQ; encoded by the exons ATGAGCAAGGTCCAG GGCTCTGTGTCATTCGAGGATGTGGCTGTGGGCTTCAGCCAGGAGGAGTGGCAGATACTGGGCCCATCTCAGAAGGCCCTGTACTGGGACGTCATGTTGGAGAACTACTGCAACTTAGTGTCAGTAG TTCTCGTAGATCACCCCGGCTCAAATGCTCAGCACCGGCCATCCCGTGATTTCCCGTTTACAGGATATCAGGCTCCCACACCAAATTCACTCTTTCAGTTGGAACAAGGAGGACCCCCGTGGACGGTCGAGGGAGCAGCCCTGAGTCCAACCTGCTCAG GCTATCAAGCTACCAAACCAGTTGTGATCCTTACCTTCGAGCCCAGAGAAGAGCCATGGAAAGTAGAAGATGAAATGCAGCATCAGTACTTTTCAG GCAAGAAACTGTATGGATGCAATCAAAATGCAGTGGATACTTGTCAACCACGCACAACCATGCCTTGGAGAACGCACGCAGGAAATAATTCCCATGGATGCCGTGATTGTAAGAGAACCTTTCCCAGTGAGTTAAAGCTGGTTACTCATCAGGACACTCAAACAGGAGAAAACCCGTATAGATGCAGTCGATGTCAGAAAGCCTTCATTACGAAGTCAGCACTTGCCTATCATCAGAAGACCCGACACAGAGAAGGAAAGTCCCACAGATGCAGCAAATGTGGGAAAGCTTTTCCTTGGAAGTCAAAGCTCAGCTTACATCAGAGGACTCACTCAGGAGAAAGACCCTTCAGATGTGGAGTTTGTGATAAAGCCTTCATGGTGAAAGCACATCTCACTGTACATCAGAGAACTCACACGGGAGAGAAGCCATACAAATGCTCCGATTGTGAGAAAGCCTTCTCAAAAAAGACTCAGCTCCTGATTCATCAGCGAATCCACACAGGAGAGAGACCATATGGATGCAGTGAGTGTCAGCAAGCCTTCATCCAGAAGTCAGATCTCAGCGATCATAAGAAAAGTCATCATGCAGCAGAGAAATCCCACgaatgcagtgaatgtgggaagaTTCTGTCCTCTAAGTCAACTCTCATTGTACATCAGAGAACCCATACAGGCGAGAAGCCCTTCAAATGCAGTGCATGTGATAGAGCCTTCACATCAAAGGCACATCTCGTTATCCATTTGAGAGTTCATACAGGAGAGAGACCGTATGAATGCTCAAACTGTGAGAAGGCCTTCTCCACTAAGGCGTATCTCATGATCCATCAGCGAATTCACACAGGAGAGAGACCTTATGGATGCAGTGAATGTCCGCAGGCTTTCATCCAGAAGTCAGGTCTCACTAACCATCTAAAAAATTGTCATGCCAAAGTGAAACTGTGTGAATGCCCCCAATGTGGGAAGGTTCTGTCATGTAAGTCAACGCTCATTATACATCAGAGAACCCACACAGGTGAAAAACCATTCAAATGCAGTGTGTGTGACAAGGCTTTCACAGCCAAATCCTATCTCACCgtacatcagagaattcatacaggagagaaaccatatGAATGCCCCCATTGTAAGAAGGCGTTTACTACTCTGTCAGCTCTTATCAGTCACCGGAGAACTCACACAGGAGAGAGGCCCTATGGATGCAATGAATGTCAGAAAGCCTTCTTTCGGAAATCAGTGCTTGCTAATCATCAGCGAACTCAGCATAGAGGAAAATCATGTGCACAGTGA